A window of Leclercia adecarboxylata contains these coding sequences:
- the wcaI gene encoding colanic acid biosynthesis fucosyltransferase WcaI, with protein MKILVYGINYSPELTGIGKYTGEMVEWMARQGHEVRVITAPPYYPEWQVGESYSSWRYRREEGAATVWRCPLYVPKQPSTLKRLIHLGSFALSSFFPLMAQRRWKPDRIIGVVPTLFCTPGMRLLGKLSGARTLLHIQDYEVDAMLGLGMAGKGKGGKVAKLASAFERSGLHNVDYVSTISRSMMNKAQEKGVAAEKVIFFPNWSEVARFREVTPADAAALREQLALPDAEKIILYSGNIGEKQGLENVIEAAVQLSGQPWQFVIVGQGGGKARLQKMARERGLQNVSFLPLQSYDALPALLKMADCHLVVQKRGAADAVLPSKLTNILAVGGNAVITAEAHTELGQLCDSLPGIAVCVEPESVPALVAGIEQALNMPKENATARDYAERTLEKENVLNQFIADIRG; from the coding sequence ATGAAGATCCTCGTATACGGAATTAACTACTCCCCCGAACTGACCGGTATCGGTAAGTACACCGGCGAGATGGTCGAGTGGATGGCCCGCCAGGGCCATGAGGTGCGGGTCATTACCGCACCGCCTTACTACCCGGAGTGGCAGGTGGGCGAGTCCTATTCCAGCTGGCGCTACCGTCGCGAAGAGGGGGCCGCCACCGTCTGGCGCTGTCCGCTGTACGTGCCGAAGCAGCCATCCACCTTAAAACGTTTGATTCATCTGGGCAGCTTTGCCCTGAGCAGTTTCTTCCCGCTGATGGCGCAACGTCGCTGGAAGCCGGACCGCATTATCGGCGTGGTGCCGACCCTGTTCTGCACCCCGGGCATGCGCCTGCTGGGCAAACTCTCGGGCGCGCGCACCCTGCTGCACATTCAGGATTACGAAGTGGACGCCATGCTGGGCCTGGGAATGGCCGGAAAAGGCAAGGGCGGCAAGGTGGCGAAACTGGCCAGTGCCTTCGAGCGCAGCGGCCTGCACAACGTCGATTACGTCTCCACCATCTCGCGCTCCATGATGAACAAGGCGCAGGAGAAGGGCGTGGCGGCGGAAAAAGTGATCTTCTTTCCCAACTGGTCAGAAGTGGCGCGTTTCCGTGAGGTGACACCCGCGGATGCCGCAGCCCTGCGCGAGCAGCTGGCTCTGCCAGACGCGGAAAAAATTATTCTTTATTCAGGCAACATCGGCGAGAAGCAGGGGCTCGAGAACGTGATTGAGGCAGCCGTTCAGCTCAGTGGCCAGCCCTGGCAGTTTGTGATTGTCGGCCAGGGCGGCGGCAAAGCGCGGCTGCAAAAAATGGCCCGCGAGCGCGGCCTGCAGAACGTCAGCTTCCTGCCGCTGCAGTCTTACGACGCCTTGCCGGCGCTGCTGAAGATGGCCGATTGCCATCTGGTGGTGCAAAAGCGCGGCGCGGCGGATGCCGTGCTGCCCTCCAAGCTGACCAACATTCTGGCGGTGGGCGGCAATGCGGTGATCACCGCCGAGGCCCACACCGAACTGGGCCAGCTGTGCGACAGCCTGCCGGGGATCGCGGTGTGCGTCGAGCCTGAATCGGTGCCTGCGCTGGTCGCCGGGATCGAACAGGCGCTGAATATGCCTAAAGAGAACGCGACAGCGCGTGACTATGCCGAACGCACGCTCGAGAAAGAAAACGTGCTTAACCAGTTTATTGCAGATATTCGGGGATAA
- a CDS encoding GDP-mannose mannosyl hydrolase, protein MFLSQEDFATVVRSTPLISIDLIVENERGEFLLGQRTNRPAQGYWFVPGGRVQKDETLENAFARLTEAELGLRLPMTAGQFYGVWQHFYDDNFSGSDFTTHYVVLGFRLKVNQADLRLPDAQHDDYRWQTADALLASDNVHDNSRAYFLQQAGVPGL, encoded by the coding sequence ATGTTTCTGAGTCAGGAAGATTTTGCCACTGTGGTGCGTTCCACCCCGCTTATCTCCATCGATCTGATTGTGGAGAACGAGCGCGGTGAGTTCCTGCTCGGGCAGCGTACCAACCGCCCGGCGCAGGGCTACTGGTTCGTACCGGGCGGGCGGGTGCAGAAAGACGAGACGCTGGAAAATGCCTTTGCGCGTCTGACGGAGGCGGAGCTGGGGCTCCGCCTGCCGATGACGGCGGGGCAGTTCTACGGGGTCTGGCAGCACTTCTATGACGACAACTTTTCCGGCAGCGATTTCACCACCCACTACGTGGTGCTCGGTTTCCGCCTGAAGGTGAATCAGGCGGACCTGCGTCTGCCTGATGCGCAGCATGACGATTATCGCTGGCAGACAGCCGACGCGCTGCTGGCAAGCGATAACGTTCATGACAACAGCCGGGCCTATTTTCTGCAGCAGGCCGGAGTACCGGGACTATGA